The genomic region ACCAAGGCAGCGCCATCGCGACGGAACTGGGCTGCACCATAAGTGGTGAACGACTGACGCATAAGGACACTTTGCCATAGATAATCTTGAAGCTTAACAAGGGCTTCGCGGCAGACGCGGCGGAACATTGCAGTTGAAAGAGCTCTGATGAGAAAGTCAAAGTTACGTTGGAGGATGCGAAGTGGCTCATCAAGTTCTGGCGTAATAGCAAGCTCATCTGCCACCGTGTTAGCTGATATGCTGTGAACAGTACGGCATGCGGACTTACCAAGGATAGCAGTTTCACCAACAGTTGTCCATTGAACACGGGTGGTGTATGCCCGGAAGGCTTTATTGTGCGACTCGACCAAAGCGCCAACGAGAAGTTCTTGAGCAGCCTTGCGTCGCATGTTATAGGCACTCGCTGTCTCATCAAATAGAGCCCCATCTTCATGTTTCTCTCCCACTGCCGTAGACGTGCGGTCCTTCACATCATCGTAACTCATGGTACTCGTAATGTTGTTGCCCTGGCTTGATCTATGCAAAGCTCGAGTCTGAAGTTCATCCCACAAAGAGACAAAGAACTAGAATGTTAGCTTAGTAAGATGACTTTCAGGCGGTTTACATACCTCCTCGTTGCTCCAGTCTTTCAGAGTATTGACAATGTGATCAGCACTGCCAATCACTTTGCAGAGCACCTCGAAACCACCTGTGCCCTCAAGAACAGCGAGGTCTTCCTTATTCGCGGCTAGAGTGCGACCAAAGGTCGTAGACATGCTCTGATAAGCCTGAAGCGAGTCTCGGAGGCGATCGTGATAAGCATCCAAGATTTCAAGTTGAATGCCAATCAAGAAGCGAATTTTGTGCTTGAAGGTACGCACTCTCTCGTACTGACTTGTCACAGATCGCAGAAGATCAGTGACACGCACAGAAGCATATGTTGGCTTCATCTTGCCCTGGAGCGCATAATCGTAATCGATATTGCGAGCATCTTGAGACTCCATGATAGTGTTATATCTCTCAAGAGCGAAatccttctcggccttgaaCCACGTATCAAAGTGGTCGTCCAGTATATGTGCGGTTAAGCCAGGCCATCCGTTTTCAACGTCGCCGCCGTCGTAGTTAAACTTGTAGCGAACATTCTCGTCAAATGCCATCAGCTGTGACATGAAACTACTCAGGAAGGAGGGACTCTTGATAGCTTCGAGTGCTACTGATGaggtcttctccttcagcacTGGTAGTAGTGaggtaataaaggcagaaacAGGGTCGATATAAGCCAGGTTGGTCGCTACAGCAGTGTCCCGGAACTTCTCTGCTAGCAAATAGCCCAGATTATCCCGGAAGAAATCTTCCCATTTCTCAACCAGTGCGATAAACCATGGGAGACAATGAGTTCCAAAAGCCTGGGCACCGCTTGTTGGCTTGTCGCTGAGAAAATGGAAACGAAACTCGGAGACAAAGATGGAGGCCATGATTTCAAATGGTAGCAACGTAACAATCTTGTCGGTGTGTGCTATTTCTGGCTTTTGAAGATCGACGAGCTTCTCAATGCGATTGATCCATTCTTCATCCATCTGCAAATGGGTGTCAATCTTGGGCCACTTCCTCTGCTTCAGGACGGCTTCGAGTTCCCCAGACATGGTGGATTTGATCTCATCCCAAAGTGAAACGGTCACACCTTCGGCATATGCGACGAGGTGAAGGCCCTCCTGGCCAGGTAGGCCTTGTAGCTTTTGAACATGCTGTTTTAACTTGATGTACGGCTCCAATGAAGCTTTGGGGTTCTGAGGCAGAAATGATCTCGCTTCAGCTCTAAGTTTTTCAGCATCTTGCAAGAGAAAAAGGTAGCTCTGGGCACGCTCAacggccttgatcttgttcataGGCGACTTGAGGCGTTCGATGGCTTGATCTGGGGCATCTGAGGCAGCATAGATCTGAGCACGAAGATCAATGCTCTCTTGAAGCTTTTGAAACTCTTCTATACGAGCAGCAAGTGACCCTTGGCGATCATCGGCGGTGCGCCGGGTCTCTTCGAGCACTTTCACAGCTGTATCTAGCTGTGATTGCAGCTGGTTTCGTTGAAGCTCAACATTTGCGACAAGTGTGTCGAGATCTTCGAGGTCGGAAGTAGACTGAAGCTTATCGTCCAGGAAGTCTTCAACTCGAATATCGAGCGACGTTCCTTGGTTATTGGCGGCTACGGCTGCCATGTTATATATAGTGGTTATGCGTTGGTGTTTGTGAGTCTCATAGCGCAACGTAGCTACTCTAAATGACGTGGGAGTGTGCCCCACTAAATCCGATAGCTACATACTTCTTCTAGATACAAGTGATTCTGGAAGCTGAGATGAACTCGCATGATAGTTAAGCGCGGAGTGCAAAGAAGATTCCGGGCGGCGAAGGAATAGTCTGAAACGCCCGACACCGACTTCTGTCGAAGAGAGTCATGATTGAAGTCGATTCGGTAAGTGAAAAGGATCTGAAATTCGCGGGTGGCTGAACGCCAAGCCTGGGGAGTTAGTCGGGTGGCTGGGTTCTCATGAGATGGgggttgtcatgatggataTCACGGCTCTCTCGGGAGCATAAGCTCACGGCACGGTTACAGCGGAAAGAGTTTACATatcatgttgatcttgtgcTTCCAGGAGAGGAGTCGTCGTCAGACACTTGAGTAAACAGTTTTGCATTTCATGTGAATTCCGATTGAACCGCGCAGTCTAAGTACAGAGAATTGCAAGGTGTGGTTTAATGGAAGAAGACAAAACTTCAATTCTGTATAGAATACATATAGtccctcaagctcaaggtggTGCCGTCTTGATACGACCGAGACTTTGAAAACTTGGGGAGTAGTTTTCGCCGTGATTCAGTGATCTTGAGTCTTTGTCCACACCGCGTACGGTTTGGTCGCGGGACAGCGTCGTTGGCTCCGACAGAGTGGATAACAATACGACTTCTTAGCTCGAGTTGGGGAGAAAAGACTCCATGACCAAAAGTCGGGGAGTTTCAAGCCAGTTCTCGCTTACTCGGGGTAAATGGGGCAAATAAATTGAGACCGGGTTGTGAATGGGATAACCGAGTAGATGGATCTCAGTCACAGAATATGCCCGAGCACGAGTATTCGAGTGGTGTACTCGGTACGTAGTCCAATAACTTGTCAATTGAGGCTATCGACGTACGTCACAGGGCCAGGACCAGTCCAGGCGGAGGAACAAATAAAAATCTACTCCGATGATACAACTGGTATAATATGAATAGGTCGATAGCCCGACAAAGTACGGAGGAGCGAGAGTCCATTCGAAACGGCGCCAAATCGTCATGACAACTGCATTAAGCTGAGAGAGGTCCCGCTATAGCTTCTATCCTTGGCAACCCTTGGCAAATCTGGGCGCTGACGAGCTCTGGCCGTATAGAAACGCGTCGACTTTGCGGCGAAGCGCTAAGTAAGATCGTAGATCCTAGGGTTCAGGGATCAAGCCCAGGAAGTTGCTCATCTGCGCTGCTGCAGGTCCAATAACACCTTGCCTCTTACAGCTTAGCGCCCGATCGCGTCTAGGCATCTCCTTCCCT from Fusarium fujikuroi IMI 58289 draft genome, chromosome FFUJ_chr04 harbors:
- a CDS encoding related to Rad50-interacting protein 1; its protein translation is MAAVAANNQGTSLDIRVEDFLDDKLQSTSDLEDLDTLVANVELQRNQLQSQLDTAVKVLEETRRTADDRQGSLAARIEEFQKLQESIDLRAQIYAASDAPDQAIERLKSPMNKIKAVERAQSYLFLLQDAEKLRAEARSFLPQNPKASLEPYIKLKQHVQKLQGLPGQEGLHLVAYAEGVTVSLWDEIKSTMSGELEAVLKQRKWPKIDTHLQMDEEWINRIEKLVDLQKPEIAHTDKIVTLLPFEIMASIFVSEFRFHFLSDKPTSGAQAFGTHCLPWFIALVEKWEDFFRDNLGYLLAEKFRDTAVATNLAYIDPVSAFITSLLPVLKEKTSSVALEAIKSPSFLSSFMSQLMAFDENVRYKFNYDGGDVENGWPGLTAHILDDHFDTWFKAEKDFALERYNTIMESQDARNIDYDYALQGKMKPTYASVRVTDLLRSVTSQYERVRTFKHKIRFLIGIQLEILDAYHDRLRDSLQAYQSMSTTFGRTLAANKEDLAVLEGTGGFEVLCKVIGSADHIVNTLKDWSNEEFFVSLWDELQTRALHRSSQGNNITSTMSYDDVKDRTSTAVGEKHEDGALFDETASAYNMRRKAAQELLVGALVESHNKAFRAYTTRVQWTTVGETAILDELAITPELDEPLRILQRNFDFLIRALSTAMFRRVCREALVKLQDYLWQSVLMRQSFTTYGAAQFRRDGAALVSTIERYIPNGSSVLDNLTEGMQLLSLPVEAGETSGLTLKDASDRVFTDNEEARKVLEELHLEGLSPQGARNILQRRVENNENVGW